GTCCGAGACTATAGTATCTTGGACCCCATGAGTGGCATTAACATATTGTGGGGTAGATCCTCAATAGTGGACTCAGATGAGACTGTGTGAGTGATAGCTACTTTGACCCACTCAGAAAAGGCATTCACCAAATATATATTAGATTCTACCAAAAAGGGGGCCAGCATAGTGATATTCAACCTAGATCAAGGGGACTTGGGGTATTCCCAAGGATGCAGAAGTGTTAAATTTGAGGGGCAAAACAGACAGAACAAGATTTAACCATTCTTTCAAGATCAGCATCAGTGTTTGGCCACCAAACCAAACTATGGGCCAGTTCCTTCATTAAAGTGATATCTGGGTGGGTGTCATGTAATTCTTTCCTGCTCAGTGGTGGGACTAGTAACCCTACAACCCCACAGAATGTATCTATCCTCAACACTTAGCTCGTCCTTTCTACTAAAGAGTGGCAACACCTCTGCCGTACATGTAATAAGTCGGTCTCTATCACAATACAGTGGCTAACCTTGGCCATCACTGGGTCTCTGCCAGTTCTTTCCTTAATTGCTGGGCATTAACAGGTCCTTTATCAGTAGTTTCCGTGAAGTTCATAATGTATTCATAATGTATTCATAATGATGGGTGTATTTTTCAGTGCATTAGCCAATGGCACCCTACGAAGGCCATTTGCATGGCCATTTTCCTTGTGCTGGATTTGTGTTTAAGAGTGTTGTTATATGCTTAAAGCATTATGGACCACCTGAGGATACGGGGAGAGGCTCTTTCAGGGAGGGATTAATTTGTTCTCACCAAACAAACCCAGTAGGGTCTGGTGGTCAGTGTAAACCACAAAGTACCTTCCATAAATGTATTGATGGAACTTTTTCACTGAAAATATTAGGGCAATCACCTCATTGTCTACTTGACTGCAGTTCAAGGAAAATACCAGTTTACTTACTGTTGGATTAGGTTCATTTTGCATGCGATTACTGTGCCGTCTGAGCACATGTAGAGTCtagtttataataatttattaacaataattgtttagaAATAGACTTCTGGGCATGTCAACagatgcctttttttttggatgaaaatattgcaacaaaaaaattcctgTTGTGCATGAATGAAATCCTGACCTGCAACTTGTAACCTTAAACCTGCAAGCTGCAATTTATTCCTTCTCTCTTTATATTTTCATATGTGCAGTCCTCAAATACATCCTCATTCCCAGGGTGTTTCATCCCTTAGGGTAGGTAGATGAGAGACCCTgtcttcaataataataattatcatcatcagtGTGTCTGGCATTCTACGTACTTCATGGCCTTGGAAGTGATTTCTTGCCCAACATTCTGCCTTCAATCACCACAggttaataatttaaaatattatgaatGGGGCTTTTATttagcaaaataattattttgcccAAATATGTGTGCAGATGTAGAAACAATAGGACACAAGGTCGCTTTCAAATTTCACACACCCGAGTGCACAAGGTCCCCTTCAAAGTTCACACACCCCAGTGCAAAATGTGAccaaaaatttgtttgaagTTTGGcctgttattttaattttttaggtTCAATGGATTCGTTGATCTTTGAAAGGACTGTTTGAGTTCATGTTGAGGATTCATTTGTCATACTTTCAAGTAAGTTGCTGTAGTGGTAGCATAAGAGACCACACAAGGGTGGCTCTTGCAATAGTTGATTTCATGCTCACTTATAGATGCCATCATGTAAAAGAGAAATAGATTAGCAATTAAGCATGTTGGCTAATGGGGTTAGCAGAGGTTACTCAGTTCATGTAAATAAGAAATCTGTGctgaatttaaaataattattgttcgtTAAAatagttcttttgtttttctgtcacGAATTATCGATATGTTTCTTAAGTGAAAGTttcaattttacaataactgagCAATTCCTTGAAATTAAGCTGAGTGGCTAAACTTTATCATCTATAACAAACAATTCACACATCAAATAattgcaatttcttttttccaagAATTAGGCACAGTACTTAACAAATTCAGCAATCTCGTTGGTTTTTTACGCAGTCCAGACTTTCCTAACTCTGCCCACGGGCAAGGTAATGCTTACGTgagttttttacttttttttagcaaGCCATTAAAGagcaaaagctttttttttccaaaacagctttttattagacaagaaagttgaaaaacaaaagctttcttttcaaaacagatttttATCACAgcattaaaatgaagaaattcctTCTTATCACGTCGATTAGTTCACTGCATGATGGGATGCCTATGGCAGGCTACTTTATAAAATGGGGTGATTTTGGACGTAAATTGACACATTTTTTTAAGtgttgaaattgttgaaattcTTTGCATTATCTGAAGCCATTGGCAAAAAAACATGGCTTCCAGTCACAGAGTGATGTTTACAGAGGTAACGTTCTACTGAAGCTTATGTACTGATATTAACATggaatttctttgaaatatttaatgGCGAAAGTTCTGCCACATTTATCTACTCTGTGCTTTGTGCTGAGTTGCATGGAGTGCAGACCTTAAACCAACAAGTTCACCAGGCGACTTTTGCTGATAGTCTGGTTGCTTAACGCAAAATTTGAGCCAGATCGTGACAAAGCGGACAAAAGTGCCAAACTTGGTATACAGTTTCCTTGGGATATGAGTATGAAATCTGAGATGGGtgcccaagaaaaaaaacttcctGTTACCGTATAAAATGGGAAATACTTTTCATCATTGTGCTGCTGTACACAAAttcagcaatctgattggttctttacACAGCTAGTCCAGATTTTCCTACGTATCTCTGCTCACAGGCATGGTAACACTTACCggagtttttttccttttgtttataAAGCCATTTAAGTGCAAAGgctttttttcagctttttattagacaataaagttgaaaaacaaaagctttcttttcaaaacaggtTTTTATTACACCattaaaatgaacaaaatccTCCTTACAACATCAATATTATTAGTTCACTGCATGATGGGATGCCTGTGACAGGCCACTTCATAAAATGGGGTGATTTTGGACGTAAATTGACACatttttttgaagttttgaatttgctgaaACTCTTTGCATTGTCTGAAGCCACTGGGAACCAAAACATGACTTCCAGCCTCAGGGTGATGTTTACAGAGCCCTACTGAACCTTGCCAAAGCTTATTAAAGATTGTGAGGAGATAAACATGGgatttcttcaaaagttcTGCTTCATTTATCGGCTTTGCTTTTTGTGCTGAGttgtgaaataaataaatctcccggccctccctttatattttttgtaaaaaaatgtgaccctcccctggaaagcagtaaaatttaagtgacccccctctttgttgtgtcaaatttatgctgatCCTCCCTCGttgggcaggcaaaaagttaatgaccctcccctgaattcctccAGGCCAtccccccttctaaaaaatgaatgctctcTAAGCTTTATTTGCACTGTATTGTATACTGAAGTGCTGAAAAATCACTAAactatcattaattattaacatGGCAAGTTGGAAATTCAATTGACATTGGTAACTTGAACCACTGCTTACTCAAACTGTTTTTGGTTTCCCTCCAGAGTTCCAGAGTTCTAGTTCTAGGGCTTCTACCAAATATCTGTTTCATCTCATGACCTTTCCAATTTGGTTGCCGTGGGAAGATACTAGGGTCCAGACCTCCCTGATACTGGAGTATTTTCCACCCATCATAGGTGTTTAATaacactctttttttttttgttttatagtgtatatttaacaattattcctcaagtccaaatgggctatgagttaatagcccatgaggccgaaagCCGAaagggctattgattcagaggctatgagggtgagaggaataattgttttagtaaaatcctaCTGGTTGGTTGAGACTAAatatctttcgcaagttaagactagacatcaatccttttttaccgccaaaacattacaaatatggcgggcgctactagtgggctataacatatggCCTACTAGtggctcaaccaatcagaacacagcattgatgatagatcactagttggattttactaaaacacaTAATTGTTTATTAGCATATTCAAAAGAGCcttcaaagtgatgaagagtGGCGCTTATTTTactgtgatagcactcttggttgctgagttattgaagattttgatttatgcaaattagatgacttctGATGTCAcaatgtggacacaaaatgacataaaatcacaaaaatggaatataattatctctgaagactttttctttatagaactgaaactttgaacagttgttacactcatcccaaagttccatgatatgtccaTTGTGACATTACCATGGAAACAcaggctccaggccctctccattcaaaaggtaaaatcagagttttcctccttcaaaaagtattatttgctcttgttgttcattcagtgcTTGTGAGTGAATATGGagattacacagcacaagcacaaagAAGTctgttagactctggagcaataaataaggcatttttcatttaagttaGAAATCTGGCAACAAGTATGTttctatggtgacatcataaccactatcacaATGTGTAGTTTTTGCAGCAGGTCAACCCTGCAagatttcaaccctgtagacttgtgtccacattgtgacatcaaaagtcctttaatttgcataaatcaaaatcttgaataccTTGGCAAccaagaatgctattacaataaaaggccattcttcatcacttggAAGCTCTTCCTAATCAGTTAATAAAACATTTCATGTCACATACACTTTATGGAATTCTCTGTCATGCcccaaaaatttaaatgcagttaaatttgattttagtCACACTTTTAAGTGAAGTGTATATTTGCAGGATTATATTATCATAACTTTTACTGGGCAAAGTATTAACTCTGCAATTTGAAAGGATTAAAGATTTTATTGATGTCCATCCACAGATCACGGAATTGTGCCAAGGTGACTTAAAGGGTTTTATTCAAGGCTTCCTGTGATGTCGATGCTGACAAGGGTATTTACTGGACGTTATCCTTAACATTAAGACATCTCTTGTCTTTAAGAAGTGTTGTGGTGCTTTTGTTGGGGTACAGTAGTGTAGAGAATCTTGTATTGTAGTCACATCTGCAAACGTGACTTCATAGTCTTGGCCTATGAGGACAAAAACCTGAACCCCAGCAATATTAAAGGCGGTCACAAACTTTTGTGTCTTGTGCTAAATACAGATATAAGAAGAAGTTAAAGACTGGAATGCCCTACTTTTCCTTtgcatttaatttattatccTAATCTTGAACAGTGGAacataaaaaagaaactgcATTGTTTAAAAGTTTCTAAACTGGAATGAATATACATAAGGCATATGCAACAGACTCCAATATTTTTGCAGTTATCTTTTATTGCTTTACAGTCAATGCAGAGTCTGTGTTTAATCCTGCTTGACTTTAAAGAGGTCTTGGTGATAGTAGTTGTAACCTTAAGCTTGTTGAGTGACCCTTATAATATTTGGAGCATAGAGGTCTTACAAGACCTTTGCAACAGgacaagaaatgtttgttttttacttggtTACAAATCAAAGCATCCTGTTTGTGGTAGATCTTGTATTAACACTTCCTTCCTTTCGAATGGCACAGTCTGAGTAAGAAACCTGCATCTAATCATTGTCAGTAATTATATCATATCAGatgacttttttatttttaagattttgCATACAAAAAAGGAGTAACAtctaagtgacttttgataaTGTTTGTGAGCTGTGGATTTACTCAAGCTTGCATAtctaaatatatatttttgtttccttgcaaataattattataatattaatttgatATGATACTAGGATGGCAACTTTCCCAGCACCTCAAGTGCCACATCACAGGATGCCCAAGAAAGCCGTTTCACAGGCCAGTCTCCAATCTCTGCTCTGAAAGTGACGCTTTTGAGCAGTGAATGGAGATCTACAAAGGGAGGCCTGTCAACCATTAACAGGGAGCTTGCCATTCAGTTGGCAAAACACAGGAATGTAGAAGTCAGTATGTATCTTCCTCAATGCAGTGAGGAAGATAAAAGAGCAGCAGCTGTGCACAATGTTTGCATCATTGAGGCAAAGGAGAAACCTGGATATGATCCAATTGACTGGTTGGCCACTATTCCAAGAGATCATGAAATGGACTTTGTGATAGGCCATGGAATCCATCTTGGACGACAGGTTGCTCTCATTAAAGAGGTACACCAGGAGTGCAAATGGATTCAGGTTGTTCATACTGACCCTGAAGAGCTTGGAATGTTCAAGAACTATGCTGATTCCATTGCCAAAGGGGAGGAAAAGCACCAAGCAGAGGTGGGTCTTTGTAAATTAGCTGAACAAGTTGTGGCCATTGGACCTAAACTAGAGGAAGCCTTCTCCTGCTACTTGCGACCTTCTGGGAAGGATCAAGATGTCTTGAATCTGACTCCGGGCATCTTCTCTGAGTTTGCTAATGTAACTCTAGCTGCTGAGGAAAGAAGAGGATTTCGTGTTTTAGTCTTTGGGCGTGGTGACGGGGAAGATTTCTATTTGAAAGGTTATGACATCGCTGCCCGTGCGGTTGCTGAGCTCTGCAAACATGAGCCACACCTCTTCAAACTTGTATTTGTTGGTGCGCCAAAAGGAGAAGAGgagaaagttaaagaaatgttGTTGAAAGAAGGCATTGCAGCAAGTCAACTAATTGTACGCAGTTATAAGGAAAGAGAGCAGCTTGCTGCACAATTTTGTGAAGCAGATCTCGCCATAATGCCATCAAGAAGTGAGGGCTTTGGATTGGCTGCACTTGAAGCTTTGTCTGCTGGTCTGCCTGTGCTTGTCAGTGGTAACTCTGGTCTTGGCGATGCCTTGAAAGAGTTGCCATTTGGTTCGAGCTGCGTTGTGAATTCAGAAGACGCAAGTGAGTGGGCTAAGGCAATCCGTGCAATTGATTACAAGAAAAGGAAGCTACGGCTCAGGGAAGGTGTGAAGGTTCGTGAAAGCTACGCAGAGGAATACCAGTGGGAAGAAGAATGCAGGAGACTTGTAGAGAGGATGCTTAATGTTGTTCAAGGTTAGTGTCTTAAAGTTAAGAAGAATTTATGTGGAAATAAAGATGTCAGCATCACAGATACACACACCGATTGTTTCAATGATATTTAAGAAGAGTTCGTCTTGGGAAACATTGAGAAttgagggaaacaaaattctctgttgcCCAAGGGATGAGTCGTtacgttattaattttgttatatatcgcaacaaaaaacaaaagacgcGCTGAGGTTCCAGCGACAACAGCAAGCCTCCTTCAACTGCACCCTCTGATCATGTGCAACAGCGGTCAACATTTTGCATGTAACAGCGAACTGTTTTCCGTTTGACGTCATAGTTTTGGCAATGTTAGCCGCTTATGGCATTTAGCCGTGAAGAGTTTCATCGTTAGATCACAAGTGACCATGAACTAGCCAGTGAATGGGCGAGCTGTAGCGGGAAAAACGCCAACTATATAAcaatttatcatgtcaaggtTACTTTTACAAAGACAAGAAGTCGCACAAATCTACATTGGAGGGGGCTCTTTCACGTTAGTCTTATGTAATGGTTGATATTTGTCTGATAGGAACTCAAGGGAAACAAcctgcaacaaaaacaacgagACAAGATTCATTGTTTACAGGCAAACACTCTGAAATTGCTATGAGATCTGAGAGCTGTGTAGAACCCACCCAAAGTGGAATTTTTTATGCAGGTAAAATCGTTTTCTTCATAactgtattttaatttacattttggGTAACTGTCTCTGGAGGCTGGTTAGTCAATTTGACAGAAGCTTAGACTGTGTTTGGATGAAGTTTCCATCTGAGAGGGACTGGTTTCTATATTTTTGCAAGGTTGCCTAGGATACCGCCTATTTgaagattttttattttttattttttaatatttcaagGCAGGGTTGGACATAAAGATGTCAGCATAACATACGCACTGACTgtttcattgaaattaataCTTTTACTTATATCATGTTTAGCTTGCTTAAGTTTGATTCAATAGAACTGAATAATAGGAAAACATGGACAAAGCAcatcaaatcaaaacaaacattgcATAATATGCACCACAACGAAACTAATGTAAAAAGCCATTCAGACTCGGGTGGCTAAGTGTCTCAGTACCATGTCCAGCAAAGTCTCACAAATGGAGGGAATGATGCTCGACCTGAGTAATTTATGCTATTCATAAATTTGGTGCAAGTCAGGGAGCCATTCAGTGTTTAGTGTGGTCACGCAACGCTATTCTCCGCAAATGGTTTGgacaacatttcttttcaccaCTCCAAGCAATCATCATTTGGGTTACATAAAGTAATGTAACCAATCATATTGTGTATTACATCTTGAGATCACAGCagataatccatcaaatagcATTTCATCGTATGCTCTGAGTGGTTAGTTTCAGTATCATGTGAGCAGATGGCTTTTCTTTTATCCATGAAGTGCACTCGAAAAAAACTGTTCTGATTAGTTGATTTTGAATTGGTGATGATCTTGAGAAATAAAAGTTTTAGTAGGTCCATATTAGGTACACCTAGCTCGCTggaattcatgtaaccatCGCTGAAGCGTATGACTGATGTTGCAGGGGTCAATTGGTCATTGGTTCAATTTTTGCCTTGGATCAGAATTTGTTTGAATTGTCATTCTACCTGTTGCTGTGCAACCGACAGATGACATTATTTTTTGTCTGGTTGGAACTAGAGGTAAACAACATACAACCAACAGGATTGACGATTGACAAGCAAACGATTGGAAACTGAAATTGATATATGATGGCCATGTAGAACCTACCCAAAGTGGAACTGCTTACACAAGTTAAAGCTTATTCTTCTCTGAAGTTATTGATTTACGTTCTGAGAATGGTCACTTGTTGTATCAGATCTTGTTTAAGTGTAATCTTCCAGGTGAGGGTAGTCCTGACaaggactgttgttgttgttgactgacgtttcgacatcCTGAGCGGAAGGCATCCTACTTGACTCTGAACATGAGTTCCGctcaggttgtcgaaacgtcagtcaacaacaacagtccttttcaggACTACCTTCATCCGCAAGATCACACTTGCACAAGGTATGTAACTCCCGGGTTCAAACCACTCTCAGTTGTTTTAAATCTCTCGGAAAGAAAGTTGATTAATCGGCTTTTAACGATCAATGTCCAGAAAATTATACATCAGGAATAACCCGGAGTATCTGCCTGTAGTGCAACTGAAAGTCAACATGGAGTGGCAACGTCTTTTTTATCAGGGCAAATATAATTTCGGCAGCTTAACTTTAAACCGTTAACTGTTTAGCTGGCAAAAGCACAAGCTGTCGTTGGCCCACTCATAACCCTAAGGGCCAGCTAGCATTTGCCCCATGCTTTGGGAGCGAGTTTTTTAATTCGGATTAGTGCGTTCCCCCTATTCCATCAACTTTTGGGCTTTTCCTTCGTCAGTTGGTGTCAAGTTGTGTGTTAAAAAACAACCCACAACTTCACTGTTTTAAGTTACAAAATCCTGTGAACTCGAGCGATTGAAGGCTGGCTCGTGCCTAGTGTAAAGATTTAGCGCATTTCCTGACATTTGCGTTATATCTTTTCGCCATAGTCTTCTGGTCGTGCGATTGTGTTGTCATCAttaacaaattttatttttctaacTCCAGTCTCACCAGAGAGACAATCTGCAGAGAAGCAAGGAAAAAGACCCTCACACGCGCATCTTAGTGCCTACCCACCCgacaagaaacaaagatgTGATGCAGACACCTTCAGAGGTAAGGCTTTGTCTATTTTATTGAGACGAGACTGTTTCATCAACTTAACGTggatttgaaaagaaaaaaatcataaataaTAACCATGTGgggttttcagtttttttttaatcaatctGTGAATTAAGTATTCTTAGATAGTCCCACTCCCCCGATTTTGGGGGAAGAATTAATTGGGAGTTAATGATAAATACCCAGATTGGTCTAAGGTATCATTATCAGTCTTAATAATTATGAGTAAATCTTCCATTGTTGTgccgtttttgttttccagtctTCAACGATAATTCGGTTGTTGTGAAGTTGCTGAAAGCAGAGTACAACAGACGAGCTCAGTTTAATCCTCTTCTCTGGGACGATGCAGTGAAATTACCGCTTGAAAATGTTTACACAAGGTTAAAAATTGTCTCAAGATGGAAACCAGACAGTGAAACCAGATCCCAGAGTGCTGTATTCTGGCTTGAGGACTCCTGGCTAGATAAGATTGGGGCAGGAGCGTGGGCTAATGAGGTGAATCCATGCGATATCTTTGGTGTGTTGAAGAAAGGTGATGACCCCATGATTCTAATAGAGGGTAGCCCAGGAATTGGTAAAACAACTTTCTGTCTTAAACTTGCCTATGATTGGGCAAATCAAAGTAGCTCTGCAGCAAGTTTTCCAGAGTTCGAACTAGTTCTGCTGTTAAAATGCCGAGATATTGATGGGGATCTAACGGAAGCCATCACAGAACAGCTTTTACCAAACGATATCAGCGAAGATATACGGAAAACGTTCTTCCATTTCTTAAAGGATATTCATAACCAAGAGAggattttaattattttagacGGCTTGGACGAGCTTCCGGAAAAATCAAGGCATCACGTGGACTTATTTCTCCGCCGAAGAATTTTATCGTTCTGTTATGTCTTGACTACAACGCGACAAGAAAAAGGAATTGAGGCCCGAAAACAGTTTGCATTTGATATTTCGCTAAAAATTGAAGGATTCACCGAGGAGGATTCGTTTGAGTACATCAGGAGACATTTCAAGAACGTCGGCCCAGGACAGTCATCCAAGGGAGAGAAGCTCATagaagaaatcaaagaaaaccaacTCTTGCGagacctacaaaaaaatccattACATTTACTTCTCCTTTGCGTTGTTTATCAAGATCATGAAGGAAAGCTGCCTTCTTCCCGGACTGATCTCTACCAAGTCATTGTCGTGTGTCTTCTGAGAAGATATTGTGCAAGACACAACGTGAAGGCTAGTAAAGAGGACATGGACTTGGAGAAACAATTTAAAAGGGACATCCGTTGCCTTGGAGAGCTGGCGTGGAATTGCCTTCTGAGCGATCgtcacagtttctttgaagAGGAGTTAGAAGaattggaaagaaaaagtgagaAATTGGTAGCCCGTAGACTGGGCTTTGTTTATAAGGAAGAAAGTTTGAAGGTATTGAAGCCACAACATGAATACTGCTTTCTTCACAAGTCGTTTCAAGAGTATCTGGCTGCGTCATACATTGCACATAAATTACAAAGAAACAAGTTTAATATATTTGAGCATTTAAACTTTGATGCCGTGGTAAAGAAATTTCTTCAGGTGTTCCTATTTCTTTGTGGGATCCTGCGTAAGGACGCAAGTATTCTGTTTGAACAGATTGGTGAGAAGCTAAAGAGTGACTGGGACTGGTACGAATGCAGTGAGGCAGCAGCAAATTTTTTCATGGAGAGCTGGAGTGAAAGTGGAAACGCTGAAGGAATGGCAAATACTCTTTGTTTATTCTTGCCTTTTCCACGGGTCGTGCACTTACTTTTCTATGACGATTTTGAATGTGAGGGCTGGAACCTGCTCAGAGTTTTATTCTTCTGCAGAAGATTTTCCAAGTTGGCGGCACCTGATGAAATTCACCTCGAAATAACTTTCTCTGACATCTTGTTCCATGCTTCAATTACAGTGAGAGACTTGGCATCTcttccaaatttaaaatctCTAGATATTTCTGAATGTGATGTGGATTTTGAATCGGCACATAAGCTTTTTCAGATTCTTCCCGATTTCGCTTCTTTAACGAAATTGGCGCTACCAGAAGTACCAGAAATGACCGACTGGGGGATTGCTGCTAAGGTCCTGACGACTAGCAAGACGTTAGAGAAGGTGGAATGTATTTTGTTAGGAGATAGGGGCGAAGGCTGGTTCAGAGCCTTTGATGCTGGATTGTGCGCTGATACAGCCATATCGTCTATTGATCTTACAATACGTGGCCCAATGAGGGAAACTGCGTTACAAGCTTTAGAGAATCTCTTGTTAAACAAATCACTGTCCTCTCTGTCTCTTACTGTAGACGGAGATATGTCATACTCCCTTGCTGTCACACTATCAAGAGCCCTTGCAGGCCAAACTGCTCTCAAGGTCCTGGAGTTGCGTGTAAATGGAAAGCTGAGTTTCTGTTGTGCTAATTTGATAGAACGAGGTATCGTCAACAATAACTCACTTTGTAACTTGGTAGTCTCTCTTCGTGGCGAGCTTCCGGTTAATTGGCAGGCGATTGCGGAGAATCTAAATATACGATTGACTGAGAAATCAACCGTTACCTTTCAAATCCACCCAAACACTTTCAGCCAAGTCACAGCTAGTCAGTTCTGGGGTTTTCGTGTTTGCGGGAAGATGTATGGgttctttgaacaaaaaagtgtCACTCTAAATGTTTGGGGTGAGTTAACTGTTGATGGTGCAAAAGCTATATATAGCTTCTTATCATTCCCAAGGGTATGTCACCTGACGTTAAATATCCATGGAAAATTAACCGATGACTTTCTTCACTGCACAGCAAGACATGTTGATAAGCAGAAACCTTTGTGCCCTATAACCATCAACACTTGGAACCAATTGACCAAAGAGGGTAAAGCTCTTTTCAAAGAACTTGAATTAGACAAGAATCGAGCTGTTACCTTAAATGTATGTGACGTGCACGTACCTTCAGATGAATCGGGTGATAACAAAATTGTGTCTATTGACAATGCTGAATCTCTCATTGAGCTTTTAGAGGGAGAGGAAAATAccggaaaagaaaacattgcagCTACAATCAATGTTCGGAGGAGGGACCCTTCATGCGATGACAGTGAGGACTTTCTTGGCCGCA
This portion of the Acropora palmata chromosome 13, jaAcrPala1.3, whole genome shotgun sequence genome encodes:
- the LOC141864545 gene encoding uncharacterized protein LOC141864545 isoform X7, producing the protein MLLKEGIRPSQLIVRSYKEREELAAQFCEADLAIMPSRSEGFGLAALEALSAGLPVLVSGNSGVGDALKELPFGASCIVNSEDTSEWAKAICAIHDKKRKLRLWEAVKIRESYAEKYHWQVECGRLVERMLNIIQETSTSPDQADAAVNLGEQGPSSVSESVSYPGATIQHIVGDAVSSGRENVIQEERPRTHPLPTTKGRRGLNAGIPEIFNDNSVVVKLLKAEYNRRAQFNPLLWDDAVKLPLENVYTRLKIVSRWKPDSETRSQSAVFWLEDSWLDKIGAGAWANEVNPCDIFGVLKKGDDPMILIEGSPGIGKTTFCLKLAYDWANQSSSAASFPEFELVLLLKCRDIDGDLTEAITEQLLPNDISEDIRKTFFHFLKDIHNQERILIILDGLDELPEKSRHHVDLFLRRRILSFCYVLTTTRQEKGIEARKQFAFDISLKIEGFTEEDSFEYIRRHFKNVGPGQSSKGEKLIEEIKENQLLRDLQKNPLHLLLLCVVYQDHEGKLPSSRTDLYQVIVVCLLRRYCARHNVKASKEDMDLEKQFKRDIRCLGELAWNCLLSDRHSFFEEELEELERKSEKLVARRLGFVYKEESLKVLKPQHEYCFLHKSFQEYLAASYIAHKLQRNKFNIFEHLNFDAVVKKFLQVFLFLCGILRKDASILFEQIGEKLKSDWDWYECSEAAANFFMESWSESGNAEGMANTLCLFLPFPRVVHLLFYDDFECEGWNLLRVLFFCRRFSKLAAPDEIHLEITFSDILFHASITVRDLASLPNLKSLDISECDVDFESAHKLFQILPDFASLTKLALPEVPEMTDWGIAAKVLTTSKTLEKVECILLGDRGEGWFRAFDAGLCADTAISSIDLTIRGPMRETALQALENLLLNKSLSSLSLTVDGDMSYSLAVTLSRALAGQTALKVLELRVNGKLSFCCANLIERGIVNNNSLCNLVVSLRGELPVNWQAIAENLNIRLTEKSTVTFQIHPNTFSQVTASQFWGFRVCGKMYGFFEQKSVTLNVWGELTVDGAKAIYSFLSFPRVCHLTLNIHGKLTDDFLHCTARHVDKQKPLCPITINTWNQLTKEGKALFKELELDKNRAVTLNVCDVHVPSDESGDNKIVSIDNAESLIELLEGEENTGKENIAATINVRRRDPSCDDSEDFLGRSWLLDLPRNCSLNSLTLTMNNFTPSSAQLSFTLISFLESCIALKSLNLTLNEYNDWEDTYASLLYEGLGSNTSLIFVTLTLNIYTRASNDSYFDFDGISDDDFVPNISMDSFTLTINDFIRRDLFGDDIIDSDWGLKLGGLWPSYKSLNTFNLTLNNRDDVSVTSFLEFFDAVMKVNSLRTLRLKMKGSGFRDYYPKYDFSELAVKSPSLELIELTLCHYRDACSWLETLKWEKQR